GGTTCACCAACGCGACCACCACCGTGGTGACCGAGTACCGCGGGTTGTCCATGGCGCAGCTGGGGCAGCTGCGCACCGCCCTCGGCGAGGGCGCGACCTACCGCGTCGCGAAGAACACGCTCGTCAAGCGGGCCGCTGAGCAGTCCGGGGTCGACGGCCTCGACGACCTGTTCGTCGGTCCCACGGCGATCGCCTTCATCGAGGGCGAGCCGGTGGACGCGGCGAAGGCGCTGCGCGACTTCGCCAAGGACCACCAGGCCCTGGTGATCAAGGGCGGCTACATGGACGGCCGCGCGATCTCGGTTTCCGAGGTCGAGCGCATCGCCGACCTGGACTCGCGCGAGGTCACCCTGAGCAAGCTGGCCGGCGCGATGAAGGGCAAGTTGACCGAGGCCGCCGGCCTGTTCGCAGCCCCGGCATCGCAGGTCGCACGGCTCGCCGCCGCGCTGCAGGAGAAGAAGGGCGCCGAGTCGGACTCCTGATCCGTCCCGGCCCGGAACGCCGCGCGCGCCGGGATCCCGCCCGCACATCGCACCGCTCGCCCCGGCGAGCGCAGATCTGAAAGGAACGCCGTCATGGCCAAGCTGAGCAACGACGAGCTGCTGGACGTCTTCAAGGAAATGACCCTGCTCGAGCTCTCCGAGTTCGTGAAGCAGTTCGAGGAGACCTTCGACGTCACCGCCGCCGCCCCGGTCGCGGCCGTGGCCGCCCCGGCCGCCGGTGGCGCTGCCGCCGAGGCCGAGGAGCAGGACGAGTTCGACGTCGTCCTGGAGGACGCCGGCGACAAGAAGATCCAGGTCATCAAGGTCGTCCGCGAGGTCGTCTCCGGTCTGGGCCTGAAGGAGGCCAAGGAGCTCGTCGAGGGCGCGCCGAAGGCCCTCCTGGAGAAGGTCGACAAGGACAAGGCCAACGAGGCCAAGGCCAAGCTGGAGGAGTCCGGCGCCAAGATCTCCCTGAAGTGATTTCGCGCCGTCCGGTTCCGAGTCCGCAGGGACGGGGCCGGACGGCTCGCACTTCACGAACGGCCCCGCTTCGGCGGGGCCGTTCTGCGTTCCGGGCCGGATCGATCGGATAACGATCCTCGCGGGTGATCCGAGAACTGGATCACTTTCGCCGCCACGCCGTTTCCGCGGTGATCACGCGGTGTGCGGAACGCGATGGCGGACATCCACTCTGGGTGTCCGCCATTTTTCCGTCCGTGCACATTTCATTGATTTTTTCGGTCTGCGGAACGATGAATTCGGACAGTTCGGAACGGTTTTCGTCCTGCTCTGGGAATCCAAGTGAACTCATGAGTAACCTGTGCGCGTCTCGCTCGTTGCATAGGTGTGACGCTCCTGACGTCGGTTAGTCGAGTCACATATGCGAGGCTCCCCATTCGGGTGCGCTACTGCACCTGGCGGAGTGCTGCCAGCGAGTAACGCGGCCAACGAAGGAACGCGGAGGTGCCGGATGGGTG
This window of the Saccharopolyspora gloriosae genome carries:
- the rplJ gene encoding 50S ribosomal protein L10, whose protein sequence is MAKQDKVDAVGEIAERFTNATTTVVTEYRGLSMAQLGQLRTALGEGATYRVAKNTLVKRAAEQSGVDGLDDLFVGPTAIAFIEGEPVDAAKALRDFAKDHQALVIKGGYMDGRAISVSEVERIADLDSREVTLSKLAGAMKGKLTEAAGLFAAPASQVARLAAALQEKKGAESDS
- the rplL gene encoding 50S ribosomal protein L7/L12 gives rise to the protein MAKLSNDELLDVFKEMTLLELSEFVKQFEETFDVTAAAPVAAVAAPAAGGAAAEAEEQDEFDVVLEDAGDKKIQVIKVVREVVSGLGLKEAKELVEGAPKALLEKVDKDKANEAKAKLEESGAKISLK